One part of the Gossypium raimondii isolate GPD5lz chromosome 1, ASM2569854v1, whole genome shotgun sequence genome encodes these proteins:
- the LOC105785981 gene encoding protein ROOT HAIR SPECIFIC 17, with translation MLMLKNLKQLIFSVEMKKKKRERNNNNILLQASNELFIGLNVILWRKRHRLFSLISAVSGCLLLLLFAFSVFTPPPTATDHFLSHHPSAVKKTEVVESNFDMVLQVPASGGTLGRDLWSSSQSKFYYGCSNASKSFQSADMKTHPNRYLMIATSGGLNQQRTGIIDAVVVAYILNATLVIPKLDQHSYWKDTSGFAEIFNVDWFISSLSRDVEIIKELPRNEGKAWIPRSMRVPRKCNSKCYQIRVLPVLNKKHAVELTKFDYRLSNRLETDLQKLRCRVNYQALRFTDSILELGKILVERMRMKAKQFIALHLRFEPDMLAFSGCYYGGGEKEREELGAIRKRWKTLHVSNPEKVRRHGRCPLTPEEVGLMLRALGFGSDVHIYVASGEVYRGEETLAPLKALFPNFHSKETIATKEELAPFSSFSGRMAALDYIVCDESDVFVTNNNGNMARILAGRRRYFGHKPTIRPNAKKLYKLFLDRNNMTWDEFASKVRTYQIGFMGEPKEVKPGKGEFHENPDSCICQANGLKTPQEDDENSKERKEGAEVSDEQQQQPQPLEEDPDWTDIFYLDKELPDVITKQEHTEVEGFFSD, from the exons ATGCTGATGCTGAAGAATCTGAAACAGCTTATTTTTTCCgtggaaatgaagaaaaagaagagggaaCGTAACAATAACAACATCCTTCTTCAAGCCTCCAATGAGTTGTTCATCGGACTTAACGTCATTCTATGGCGTAAACGCCACCGTCTCTTCTCCCTCATCTCTGCCGTCTCCGGTTGTTTACTTCTCTTACTCTTTGCCTTCTCCGTCTTCACTCCTCCTCCTACCGCCACTGACCACTTCCTTTCTCACCACCCCTCC GCGGTGAAGAAAACAGAGGTTGTGGAGTCTAATTTTGATATGGTGCTTCAAGTTCCG GCAAGTGGAGGAACTTTAGGTCGTGATTTATGGAGTTCGAGCCAATCAAAGTTCTACTATGGATGCAGCAATGCCTCTAAGAGCTTTCAAT CTGCTGATATGAAAACACATCCCAACCGATACTTGATGATCGCTACCAGTGGAGGGTTAAATCAACAGAGAACAGGG ATAATAGACGCTGTTGTTGTAGCATATATTTTGAATGCAACTCTGGTCATACCCAAGCTGGATCAGCATTCTTACTGGAAAGATACCAG TGGGTTTGCTGAAATATTCAATGTTGACTGGTTCATTTCATCTCTCTCTCGAGATGTTGAAATCATCAAGGAGTTACCACGAAATGAAGGTAAAGCTTGGATTCCTCGTAGCATGCGTGTTCCAAGGAAATGCAATTCAAAATGCTATCAGATTCGTGTTCTACCTgttctaaataaaaaacat GCTGTTGAGCTTACCAAGTTTGATTATAGACTTTCAAATAGGTTGGAGACAGATTTACAAAAGCTCAGATGTAGGGTGAACTACCAAGCTCTAAGATTCACAGATTCAATTCTTGAACTGGGAAAAATCTTGGTTGAAAGGATGAGGATGAAAGCTAAGCAGTTTATTGCCTTGCACTTGAG GTTTGAACCTGATATGCTTGCATTTTCTGGATGTTATTATGGTGGCggagaaaaagaaagggagGAACTGGGTGCAATCCGGAAGAGATGGAAAActttacat GTGAGCAACCCTGAAAAGGTGAGAAGGCATGGAAGATGCCCGCTGACACCAGAGGAAGTTGGTCTAATGCTAAGAGCATTGGGCTTTGGCAGTGATGTTCACATTTATGTGGCGTCAGGTGAAGTATATAGAGGGGAAGAGACACTGGCACCACTAAAAGCACTCTTCCCTAATTTCCATTCAAAAGAGACTATAGCCACCAAGGAGGAATTGGcaccattttcatcattttcggGTCGCATGGCAGCACTGGATTACATTGTTTGTGATGAAAGTGATGTTTTTGTCACAAACAATAATGGAAACATGGCTCGGATTTTAGCTGGTCGAAG GAGATACTTTGGGCACAAACCAACAATCCGACCAAACGCCAAGAAACTGTATAAACTGTTCTTGGACCGAAATAACATGACATGGGACGAGTTTGCCTCTAAGGTTCGAACATATCAGATTGGGTTCATGGGGGAACCAAAAGAAGTGAAACCTGGCAAGGGTGAGTTTCATGAAAACCCAGATAGCTGCATATGTCAGGCAAACGGACTTAAAACTCCTCAAGAAGACGATGAAAATAGTAAAGAGAGGAAGGAGGGTGCAGAAGTGAGTGatgaacaacaacaacaaccacAGCCCCTTGAGGAGGATCCAGATTGGACCGACATTTTTTACTTAGATAAGGAGTTGCCTGATGTGATAACCAAACAAGAACATACTGAAGTGGAAGGGTTCTTTTCAGACTAA